The following are encoded in a window of Fibrobacter sp. UWB2 genomic DNA:
- a CDS encoding TIGR02147 family protein — protein sequence MKEIVEYTDYRKFIQDYYDERKRSSAFTWRDFARDAGFSSAVYLKYVCEGKKNLSVGSAGSVAAAMGLAGFEQTYFVLMVSYAHAKDDKARRAAFEERCALAHAHKVRVLGNEEFDYFKSWKNPVLREIAPHMPGAKPLDMARKCKPQISAAEVSETLDFLVRAKLLKKDKSGNYEQTDKSLSMGSVDAVPVAARDMQRQMGEFAVKALDLPLSERDMSGLTMGLTRRAYEKIRKEIADFRRRIVAIASEDDETEQVYRLNLQLFPLSERLGDCDDKNKGLVFKKEKESEKTHK from the coding sequence ATGAAGGAGATTGTAGAATACACAGACTACCGCAAGTTCATCCAGGATTACTACGATGAACGCAAGCGCAGCTCGGCTTTTACGTGGCGTGATTTTGCGCGTGATGCAGGATTTTCGTCGGCTGTGTATTTGAAGTACGTTTGCGAGGGCAAAAAGAATCTGAGTGTAGGGTCGGCAGGGTCCGTTGCTGCGGCGATGGGGCTTGCCGGGTTCGAACAGACGTACTTTGTTCTGATGGTTTCGTATGCGCATGCGAAAGATGACAAGGCGAGACGAGCCGCGTTCGAAGAACGCTGTGCGCTCGCGCATGCCCACAAGGTGCGTGTGCTCGGGAACGAGGAATTCGATTATTTCAAGTCGTGGAAGAATCCGGTGCTGCGCGAGATTGCTCCGCACATGCCTGGTGCCAAGCCTCTTGACATGGCTCGTAAGTGCAAGCCGCAGATTTCTGCGGCGGAGGTCTCCGAGACACTAGACTTTTTGGTGCGCGCGAAGCTCTTGAAGAAGGACAAGAGCGGAAACTACGAACAGACAGACAAATCCCTTTCGATGGGATCGGTCGATGCGGTGCCTGTGGCGGCTCGTGATATGCAGCGCCAGATGGGGGAATTTGCGGTGAAGGCTTTGGACTTGCCGCTTTCGGAACGTGACATGTCGGGGCTTACCATGGGGCTCACGCGCCGTGCTTACGAAAAAATCAGGAAGGAAATCGCGGATTTTCGCCGCCGCATTGTGGCGATTGCGAGTGAGGATGACGAGACGGAACAGGTGTACCGCCTGAATTTGCAGTTGTTCCCGCTGAGCGAACGACTTGGCGATTGTGATGATAAAAATAAAGGACTTGTGTTTAAAAAGGAGAAGGAAAGTGAAAAAACTCATAAGTAA
- a CDS encoding histidine phosphatase family protein — translation MGTFFKQISLSTFVAAFLVACGDDPVSELKELAQDELESSSSVKGAAKSSSSTADKKTSSSSSVDGKVSSSSLKEVGPEEGLDVVYSLVDGTISGVVGLDSYTSAKKVKMVELDSADAYDETKNVFSAEIDKNGAYEFKKVNLVQPFVQVSAEVTLTSPSDGKSFPITFSALGDVSSSEKINLGLLTTLEAERARVLLAGKDKLSFELAKSKAAEDVWNMFHLESIDFDQTETIDVSKASESGTALVAATILLQLAAGSDLLENYDFVGTFKSIVADVAKDGKWDDEKTRLRAADYALGLKISGGYENTFAYVKERFPKNKNFDKYLTNFALTELEFPECDGGSAGEIFFVKNKASSLFYAESYDDQKHSLYRFVCDEKKGWELIPDSLKDFIGDKTPAKDGEVRRGAYSGKFFTYDGAKKEWREATAVEKDRYFVLESNAKEFVDIQDVYESIKDDERVIFVLRHAERGDDTSKSGTLTDNGKKQSEEVGARLTKFKEDFVLGASEFLRAHQTVESIAKGRGQSYDKRDTIPQLNDDWYAKNSEAVEKAKNECGGGWEVTSKYAYTGAYSTGADAAYYDLAERSVELIEDVLVKKYPTEKFVLLSSHDKLMVPLVAYCSNLQVELKKYDGGKWINYLAGVAIIIDKDGNRRYVAIRGLKSGYAN, via the coding sequence ATGGGGACCTTTTTTAAGCAGATTTCGCTTTCTACTTTTGTAGCAGCGTTTTTAGTTGCGTGTGGAGATGATCCCGTCAGTGAATTGAAGGAACTTGCTCAAGACGAATTGGAATCGTCTAGTTCTGTAAAAGGTGCTGCAAAATCCTCATCTAGTACAGCTGATAAGAAAACATCCTCGTCGAGTAGCGTTGATGGGAAGGTCTCGTCATCTAGCTTAAAAGAAGTTGGCCCTGAAGAAGGGTTGGACGTTGTTTATTCACTCGTAGATGGGACTATCTCGGGTGTTGTTGGTTTGGATAGCTATACTAGTGCCAAAAAGGTCAAAATGGTGGAGCTTGATTCCGCTGATGCCTACGATGAAACGAAAAATGTTTTCTCGGCAGAGATTGACAAGAACGGCGCTTATGAATTCAAAAAAGTCAACTTGGTTCAGCCTTTTGTTCAAGTCTCCGCTGAAGTAACCCTTACAAGTCCTAGCGATGGAAAGTCTTTTCCGATTACGTTCTCTGCTTTAGGGGATGTTTCCTCGAGTGAAAAAATCAACTTGGGTCTCTTGACGACTCTTGAAGCAGAACGTGCTCGTGTACTCTTGGCGGGGAAGGACAAGCTTTCTTTTGAATTGGCAAAGAGCAAGGCTGCTGAAGATGTGTGGAATATGTTCCATCTGGAATCTATTGACTTTGACCAGACCGAGACGATTGATGTTTCTAAGGCTAGTGAGTCTGGGACTGCTCTTGTGGCGGCGACGATCTTGTTGCAGCTTGCTGCTGGTTCTGATTTGCTAGAAAATTACGATTTTGTAGGAACGTTTAAGTCTATAGTTGCCGATGTCGCAAAGGATGGTAAGTGGGATGACGAAAAGACTCGTTTGAGAGCTGCCGATTATGCACTTGGATTGAAAATATCTGGTGGTTATGAAAATACTTTTGCATACGTCAAAGAACGTTTCCCTAAGAATAAAAACTTTGATAAGTACCTCACGAACTTCGCATTGACGGAATTGGAGTTCCCGGAATGCGATGGCGGTTCTGCAGGGGAAATATTCTTTGTCAAGAACAAGGCTAGTAGTCTTTTTTATGCAGAGTCGTATGACGATCAGAAACATTCACTTTACCGCTTTGTCTGTGATGAAAAGAAAGGCTGGGAACTCATCCCGGATAGTTTGAAGGACTTCATAGGCGATAAAACGCCCGCTAAAGATGGCGAAGTCCGTCGTGGTGCGTACTCGGGCAAATTCTTTACGTACGATGGAGCAAAGAAGGAATGGCGCGAAGCGACTGCCGTTGAAAAAGACCGTTATTTTGTCTTGGAATCTAATGCAAAGGAATTTGTGGATATCCAGGATGTCTACGAAAGTATCAAGGACGATGAACGCGTCATCTTTGTGCTGCGCCATGCTGAACGCGGTGACGATACGAGCAAGAGCGGGACGCTTACGGATAACGGTAAAAAGCAGTCCGAAGAAGTTGGTGCTCGACTCACGAAGTTCAAGGAAGACTTTGTCCTTGGTGCTTCAGAATTCTTGCGTGCGCACCAAACGGTAGAATCGATTGCGAAGGGTCGTGGACAATCTTATGATAAGCGTGATACGATTCCGCAGCTGAACGATGACTGGTACGCCAAGAATAGCGAGGCTGTCGAAAAGGCCAAGAACGAATGCGGTGGCGGCTGGGAAGTGACTTCCAAGTACGCTTACACGGGTGCTTACTCGACGGGCGCCGATGCCGCATACTACGATCTTGCAGAACGCTCCGTTGAACTTATCGAAGATGTTCTTGTCAAGAAGTACCCGACAGAAAAGTTTGTGCTCCTGAGTTCTCATGACAAGTTGATGGTTCCGCTTGTCGCTTACTGCTCGAATTTGCAGGTGGAACTCAAGAAATATGATGGCGGCAAGTGGATTAATTACCTCGCTGGCGTTGCGATCATCATCGATAAGGATGGAAATCGCCGTTATGTCGCCATTCGCGGTCTCAAGTCTGGGTACGCGAACTAG
- a CDS encoding acetyl-CoA hydrolase/transferase C-terminal domain-containing protein, whose product MTWITTKKCSAASAADMIRNDDVLGVSGFTLAGYPKAVPLALAARAEKLHEAGQEFKVTLFAGASTGDSCDGALARAKALSLRMPYQSNPSLRKAINDGSIRYIDAHLGKMGYLVRTGAVPAPTVAIIEVSAILPDGRVCLSTSGGNSVCYLEMAPKIILELNTRLGDSCIGMHDNALPELPPHAKPLAIYSAGDRVGGEFVQIDPNKVIAIVENEAYDEVTPFVEPDEVSKNIGERILDFIRFEESHGRLPKGLAYQSGVGKVANAVLCAMADDDRLGQIDLYTEVIQEAVLPLLKKGKLGIASGTALTLSQTAQKEFVENSAEWKKHFIIRQQEVSNSPDVIRRLGVISMNTALEADIFGNVNSSLVCGSAMMNGIGGSADFARNCALGFFLTPSVAKGGAISSIVPYVSHVDHTDHDTQIFVTEQGLADLRGLPVEERARLIIKNCAHPDYRDALTDVLEYGLKHAKGVHVPLALSRAFEMHTRFLETGKML is encoded by the coding sequence ATGACCTGGATTACAACTAAGAAATGCAGTGCTGCCAGCGCTGCAGATATGATTCGTAATGACGATGTTCTCGGGGTTTCCGGATTTACTTTGGCAGGATACCCCAAGGCGGTTCCCTTGGCGCTTGCTGCGCGCGCTGAAAAATTGCACGAAGCAGGTCAGGAATTTAAGGTAACGTTGTTTGCGGGCGCCTCGACGGGCGACAGTTGCGATGGGGCTCTTGCCCGCGCAAAGGCTTTGTCGCTCCGCATGCCTTACCAGTCTAATCCGAGCTTGCGCAAGGCGATTAACGACGGTAGCATCCGTTACATTGACGCTCACTTGGGTAAGATGGGTTACCTTGTTCGCACGGGTGCTGTCCCTGCGCCGACGGTTGCGATTATTGAAGTTTCTGCGATTTTGCCGGATGGCCGCGTTTGCCTCTCGACTTCGGGCGGTAACTCCGTTTGCTATTTGGAAATGGCGCCGAAGATTATTTTGGAATTGAACACTCGCTTGGGTGATAGCTGCATTGGCATGCACGATAACGCTCTCCCGGAGCTCCCGCCGCATGCAAAGCCGCTTGCGATTTATAGCGCTGGTGATCGCGTAGGTGGCGAATTTGTTCAGATTGACCCGAACAAGGTTATTGCGATTGTCGAAAACGAAGCGTATGACGAAGTGACTCCGTTTGTGGAACCTGATGAGGTTTCGAAGAATATCGGCGAACGCATTTTGGACTTTATCCGATTCGAAGAATCGCATGGCAGACTCCCGAAGGGGCTTGCTTACCAGAGCGGTGTTGGCAAGGTGGCGAATGCAGTGCTTTGTGCGATGGCTGACGATGACCGCCTGGGACAAATTGACCTTTACACTGAAGTGATTCAGGAAGCGGTACTTCCGCTTTTGAAGAAGGGTAAGCTTGGTATTGCGTCTGGGACGGCCTTGACGCTTTCGCAGACGGCACAGAAAGAATTTGTTGAAAACAGCGCTGAATGGAAAAAGCATTTCATTATCCGCCAGCAAGAAGTGAGCAATAGCCCGGATGTAATCCGTCGCTTGGGCGTGATTTCTATGAACACGGCTTTGGAAGCGGATATCTTTGGCAATGTGAACAGCTCGCTTGTGTGCGGTTCGGCAATGATGAATGGCATTGGCGGTTCGGCTGACTTTGCACGAAATTGCGCACTCGGATTTTTCCTCACGCCGTCTGTGGCAAAGGGCGGTGCCATTTCGAGCATTGTGCCTTACGTGAGCCATGTGGACCATACCGATCATGACACGCAGATTTTTGTGACGGAACAGGGGCTTGCTGATCTTCGTGGCTTGCCTGTTGAAGAACGCGCCCGCCTGATTATCAAGAACTGCGCCCATCCGGATTACCGCGATGCGCTCACGGATGTTCTGGAGTACGGCCTCAAGCATGCAAAGGGCGTCCATGTGCCGCTTGCGCTTTCACGTGCGTTCGAAATGCACACCCGCTTCCTCGAAACAGGCAAGATGCTGTAA
- a CDS encoding sodium ion-translocating decarboxylase subunit beta yields the protein MSGIINSVADFASSTGFAQITVPMVIMWIVSFVLMFLAIVKKYEPLLLLPIAIGALAVNIPSVAFYDGGWSIEGMFSPTGGLYYYISQGIHLELFPPIIFLGVGAMTDFGPLIANPRTLILGGGAQFGVFMTMFAAVALGGFTLGEAASIGIIGGADGPTSIFTANKLAKHLIGPIAVAAYTYMALVPLIQPPIMRAMTNDAERKIRMKALRQVSKAERIVFAVMVMIVCVLVVPDASALIIMLMMGNIFKEAGVVERLVKTSSNELMNIVTIFLGTSVGLTMSADIFLKPQTLMIIAMGVVAFGFSTFGGLLLAKIMNKCSPKNPVNPLIGSAGVSAVPMAARVSQVEGAKYDPQNFLLMHAMGPNVSGVIGTAVCAGYMISRLS from the coding sequence ATGAGTGGAATTATTAACTCAGTCGCGGACTTCGCCTCGAGCACAGGATTCGCGCAGATTACCGTTCCGATGGTAATCATGTGGATCGTGAGCTTCGTGTTGATGTTCCTTGCGATTGTCAAAAAATACGAACCGCTTCTGCTCTTGCCGATTGCTATCGGTGCACTTGCGGTGAACATCCCGTCCGTCGCGTTCTACGACGGTGGCTGGAGCATCGAAGGTATGTTCAGCCCGACTGGCGGTCTCTACTACTACATCAGCCAGGGTATCCATCTGGAACTCTTCCCGCCCATCATCTTCTTGGGCGTGGGTGCCATGACGGATTTTGGACCGCTTATCGCTAATCCGCGTACGCTCATCCTCGGTGGTGGCGCACAGTTTGGCGTGTTCATGACCATGTTTGCAGCTGTCGCTCTCGGTGGCTTTACGCTCGGTGAAGCAGCTTCCATCGGTATCATCGGTGGTGCTGACGGTCCGACGTCCATCTTCACTGCGAACAAGCTTGCTAAGCACCTCATCGGCCCCATCGCCGTTGCTGCCTACACCTACATGGCTCTCGTGCCGCTCATCCAGCCGCCTATCATGCGCGCTATGACGAACGACGCTGAACGCAAGATTCGCATGAAGGCTCTCCGCCAGGTTTCCAAGGCCGAACGCATCGTGTTTGCCGTGATGGTGATGATCGTTTGCGTGCTCGTCGTGCCGGATGCTTCTGCCCTTATCATCATGCTTATGATGGGCAACATCTTCAAGGAAGCAGGTGTCGTTGAACGCCTCGTGAAGACTTCTTCGAACGAACTCATGAACATTGTGACGATCTTCCTCGGCACGTCCGTGGGTCTCACGATGTCTGCTGACATCTTCCTCAAGCCGCAGACTCTCATGATCATCGCTATGGGTGTGGTTGCTTTTGGCTTCTCCACTTTCGGCGGTTTGCTCCTCGCAAAGATCATGAACAAGTGCTCTCCGAAGAACCCGGTGAACCCGCTTATCGGTTCCGCAGGCGTTTCCGCTGTGCCGATGGCTGCCCGTGTTTCTCAGGTTGAAGGTGCCAAGTATGACCCGCAGAACTTCCTCCTCATGCACGCTATGGGCCCGAACGTCTCTGGCGTGATTGGTACGGCAGTTTGCGCTGGTTATATGATCAGCCGCTTGAGCTAA
- a CDS encoding FISUMP domain-containing protein produces the protein MLLNKFIPSLSVLVPGLMIWACSGIDTAGTSEESEGIVALAGKRVSGAAQKGPLVKGSGVILRETSAEGNLEPTGREFNATITGDRGEFTVDSINLECQYVLLSAEGFYTHEKDGTLSKCSMRLDAVTNLEKRNTSNINLLTHFEYKRVLNLVKSGKTFAEAKKQAATEVLGAFGVKLEISNAEDLNIYNTTEGDRTLYNISVFIDQRELWDPWKGGGDSYDEWEHWTLPERINCSNLQKFIDGFADDFADDGELGDSIMMNIASYAYSTARAYSHMEGVSEAGMRAKEDADPGSYDILTIMKKQYDFSKLFLLNYWNVELCTEDLWGEYRTFNRPIRYYDLDAGEYKVSDSGYVLCNGYSWKMETKGYLDSLKMKIEHGSGTMTDPRDGKEYKTVSFEFGGKSYEWMAEDLEYSVSAYSPGSIMTGNYVENGLYSWTTAMRIDQKYMKEPVDDVVIKTVHQGICPDGWHISSSKDWEALIAYVGGINNLLDETWRTDRYAAFGKDLMGVFYNKFDFNLEPMDKRYLELYYHTYSNKSFGENIEAELDSLWNYYGEDSHGEENWVRSYLDNYRNYRLPDLSTFEISIGYARTISEPRKIARVRCVKN, from the coding sequence ATGTTGTTGAATAAATTTATACCAAGTTTGTCAGTGCTTGTGCCTGGATTAATGATTTGGGCATGTTCTGGAATTGACACTGCAGGAACGAGCGAAGAATCCGAAGGCATTGTTGCGCTTGCGGGTAAAAGAGTCTCAGGTGCGGCGCAGAAAGGCCCGCTCGTGAAAGGCTCAGGCGTTATTCTCAGGGAAACGTCGGCTGAAGGGAACCTGGAACCCACAGGCCGCGAATTCAATGCTACGATTACCGGCGATAGGGGCGAATTTACAGTTGATAGCATTAATCTGGAATGCCAGTATGTGCTTCTATCTGCAGAAGGTTTCTACACTCACGAAAAAGATGGAACGCTTTCGAAGTGCTCGATGCGGCTTGATGCGGTCACCAATTTGGAAAAACGCAATACATCAAATATCAATCTTCTGACGCATTTTGAATATAAGCGAGTCTTGAACTTGGTCAAGTCTGGAAAGACTTTCGCCGAAGCGAAAAAACAGGCCGCTACGGAAGTCCTTGGTGCTTTCGGTGTTAAGCTGGAAATCTCCAATGCCGAAGATTTGAATATATACAACACGACTGAAGGTGATAGGACCCTTTACAATATCAGTGTTTTTATTGATCAGCGAGAACTGTGGGATCCTTGGAAAGGTGGAGGCGATTCGTATGATGAATGGGAACATTGGACATTGCCAGAACGTATAAATTGCTCCAACTTGCAAAAGTTCATTGATGGGTTTGCCGATGATTTTGCTGACGATGGTGAACTTGGGGACTCCATTATGATGAACATCGCAAGTTATGCTTATTCAACGGCTAGAGCTTATAGCCACATGGAAGGTGTAAGCGAAGCTGGCATGAGGGCAAAGGAAGATGCGGACCCTGGGTCGTATGACATTCTTACGATTATGAAGAAGCAATATGATTTTAGCAAGTTATTCTTGCTGAATTACTGGAATGTAGAACTTTGTACAGAAGACCTTTGGGGCGAGTATAGAACGTTCAATAGGCCTATCAGATATTACGATCTCGACGCCGGTGAATATAAAGTTTCGGATTCGGGATATGTCCTTTGCAATGGCTACTCTTGGAAAATGGAGACGAAAGGTTATTTGGATTCCCTCAAGATGAAGATTGAGCATGGATCGGGGACCATGACAGACCCGCGAGATGGCAAGGAATACAAGACCGTAAGTTTTGAATTTGGCGGGAAAAGTTATGAGTGGATGGCCGAAGATCTCGAGTACTCTGTGTCCGCGTATTCGCCGGGTAGTATTATGACAGGTAATTACGTTGAAAATGGTCTTTATAGCTGGACTACCGCGATGCGAATTGATCAAAAGTATATGAAGGAACCTGTTGATGATGTCGTGATTAAAACGGTCCATCAAGGCATCTGTCCTGACGGCTGGCATATCTCCAGTAGCAAGGATTGGGAGGCGTTAATCGCTTATGTCGGTGGCATCAACAATCTGCTTGACGAAACCTGGAGAACGGATAGGTATGCCGCTTTTGGAAAGGATTTGATGGGCGTGTTCTACAATAAGTTTGACTTTAATCTTGAACCAATGGACAAGAGGTATCTCGAACTCTATTACCACACCTACTCGAATAAGTCTTTTGGCGAAAATATCGAGGCAGAATTGGATTCGTTGTGGAACTATTATGGAGAAGATAGTCATGGCGAAGAAAATTGGGTTCGTTCTTACCTTGACAACTATCGAAATTACAGGCTACCGGATCTCTCGACGTTCGAAATTTCTATCGGTTATGCTAGGACTATCTCTGAACCTAGAAAAATAGCTCGCGTACGTTGTGTGAAAAACTAA
- a CDS encoding histidine phosphatase family protein, whose product MLWTSCDSVRYGSVPCEGDDCEAAAEIGSSDSKDKPSGGNSSSENPSKDEKGNQDQKDSLDNKGKPDVHDTIEVVDTTTVTDTKSLPACNSSNEGEALMVAGEQKLYYCISGSWETDVEELFTVECKDGVLKLGDSKVIGAESLDSTDASDYRRADVNIKGIAEKGPFRYGASVKIVELDSVMRLADSKRTHETCITSSDGSFDFGSVDLVSPYARVEASGFFRNEFGGQSSLVKLNAVVDLSKRDSFNVNILTHMAAPRVMKLVEDSGNNQPIGSQSGRALSDVLSSFGISLGGSSTGGFNGFGWNRGTQTTSSDKAAEDISLFGSDDYSAALLAVSVMMQSYAPDGNFLSQADYIAEDIRGDGNWGDNASKAKLADKLLILDAEGGLAKIRKNMESWKLGDVPDFEKHVRNFWTSTHGFESCNAMTNGMVKYVGNSQSEYFVSYYEQPEGPRIRFICDGSIKAWRVATDLEKDTVGFGAGDYDGQIKNGKINADKFYVYEQSKKSWREATSDDIQEFVDVEEVMKKLAPGEKVIFILRHAERTDDTGKKGHLTDNGKKQSQSVGAKLEGESIYFVNSTYTRSYETCENVAAGAGVTSMGNDTLPELDGDWFVKDENKFETYKNNNGGGWVVASEYAYKGSYTDAYYPLQSRGEEFMTEIVMPRFAKVNRVGVWISHDMMVVPLTAFCTNGKANLRYFDTKQWINYLAGVAIILGTDGTLRYEPVKGLSSGTMTM is encoded by the coding sequence TTGTTATGGACGTCTTGCGATTCCGTCCGTTACGGTTCTGTGCCGTGCGAGGGCGATGATTGCGAGGCGGCTGCTGAAATTGGAAGTTCCGATTCGAAGGATAAACCTTCGGGCGGTAATTCTTCGAGTGAAAATCCCTCAAAGGATGAAAAGGGCAATCAGGACCAGAAGGACTCCCTGGATAACAAGGGTAAGCCCGATGTCCATGATACCATTGAAGTTGTCGATACGACGACTGTTACGGATACAAAGTCCTTGCCTGCTTGCAACTCGTCAAACGAGGGCGAGGCTCTCATGGTGGCGGGCGAGCAGAAACTTTACTATTGCATTTCGGGGAGCTGGGAAACCGATGTCGAGGAGCTCTTTACGGTTGAGTGTAAAGATGGCGTCTTGAAACTTGGCGACTCGAAGGTGATTGGCGCGGAATCCTTGGATTCTACCGATGCTTCGGATTATCGCAGGGCAGACGTTAATATCAAGGGCATTGCCGAAAAGGGCCCGTTCCGTTACGGAGCTTCCGTGAAGATTGTGGAACTCGATAGCGTGATGCGCCTTGCCGATTCCAAGCGTACGCACGAGACCTGCATTACCTCTTCGGATGGTAGTTTTGATTTTGGAAGTGTTGACCTCGTTTCGCCTTATGCTAGGGTTGAAGCGAGCGGCTTTTTCAGGAATGAATTTGGCGGGCAGTCATCGCTTGTAAAGCTCAATGCGGTTGTGGACTTGTCCAAGCGCGATTCTTTTAACGTGAATATCCTGACGCACATGGCGGCTCCGCGCGTGATGAAGCTCGTGGAGGATTCGGGCAACAACCAACCGATTGGGAGCCAGAGCGGGCGTGCGCTGAGCGATGTGCTTTCTTCGTTCGGTATTAGCCTTGGCGGTTCTAGCACGGGTGGCTTTAATGGATTTGGTTGGAACCGTGGTACTCAGACGACGTCGTCGGACAAGGCGGCAGAAGACATTAGCTTGTTCGGTTCTGATGACTACAGTGCGGCGCTCCTTGCCGTTTCTGTGATGATGCAGAGCTATGCGCCGGATGGCAACTTCCTTTCGCAGGCGGATTATATTGCTGAAGATATCCGTGGCGATGGCAACTGGGGCGACAATGCTTCGAAGGCAAAACTTGCAGATAAGCTGTTGATTCTCGATGCTGAAGGTGGCCTTGCAAAAATCCGCAAGAACATGGAGAGCTGGAAGCTTGGCGATGTGCCGGACTTTGAAAAGCATGTGCGCAATTTCTGGACGAGTACGCATGGCTTTGAATCTTGCAATGCGATGACCAATGGAATGGTGAAGTATGTAGGCAACAGCCAGAGCGAGTACTTTGTCTCTTACTATGAACAGCCCGAAGGCCCGCGTATCCGCTTCATTTGCGATGGTTCTATCAAGGCTTGGCGCGTGGCGACAGACCTTGAAAAGGATACGGTTGGCTTTGGCGCTGGCGATTACGATGGCCAGATCAAGAATGGTAAAATCAATGCCGATAAGTTCTACGTTTACGAACAGAGCAAGAAGTCTTGGCGTGAAGCAACCTCGGATGATATCCAGGAATTTGTCGATGTCGAAGAAGTCATGAAAAAGCTTGCTCCTGGCGAAAAGGTCATCTTTATCTTGCGCCATGCGGAACGTACGGACGATACGGGCAAGAAGGGCCACCTGACGGACAATGGTAAAAAGCAGTCTCAGTCGGTGGGCGCAAAGCTCGAAGGCGAAAGTATTTACTTCGTGAATTCGACTTACACGCGTAGCTACGAAACCTGCGAGAACGTGGCGGCGGGTGCGGGCGTCACGAGCATGGGTAACGACACGTTGCCGGAACTAGATGGTGACTGGTTCGTGAAGGACGAAAATAAGTTTGAAACGTACAAGAACAACAATGGCGGTGGCTGGGTCGTCGCTTCGGAATATGCGTACAAAGGAAGCTATACCGATGCATACTATCCTCTACAGTCCCGTGGCGAAGAATTCATGACCGAGATTGTGATGCCCCGCTTTGCGAAGGTAAACCGCGTAGGCGTGTGGATTTCCCACGACATGATGGTTGTGCCGCTGACGGCGTTCTGCACGAACGGCAAGGCAAATCTCCGCTATTTCGACACGAAGCAGTGGATCAATTACCTCGCTGGCGTGGCTATCATTCTGGGGACCGACGGCACCCTCCGTTATGAGCCTGTGAAGGGTCTTTCTTCTGGTACGATGACGATGTAA
- a CDS encoding acetyl-CoA carboxylase biotin carboxyl carrier protein subunit, translating into MKKTVRISFEGKTYDVEVEVLDSAVAAAPAAPVAAPAPAPAAAPAPAVAGGTEVKSPLAGSVFKLKVNVGDTVAANQEVAVIEALKMENPVVAPCAGKVTSISVKETDTVTDGQVLMTIA; encoded by the coding sequence ATGAAGAAAACAGTCCGTATCAGTTTCGAAGGCAAGACCTACGACGTCGAAGTAGAAGTTCTTGATTCCGCAGTTGCTGCAGCTCCTGCTGCTCCGGTTGCCGCTCCGGCCCCGGCTCCTGCTGCTGCTCCGGCTCCGGCCGTCGCTGGTGGCACCGAAGTCAAGAGCCCGCTCGCTGGCTCTGTGTTCAAGCTCAAAGTCAACGTTGGTGACACTGTTGCTGCCAACCAGGAAGTGGCTGTTATCGAAGCCCTCAAGATGGAAAACCCGGTCGTCGCTCCGTGCGCAGGCAAGGTCACCTCTATCTCCGTCAAGGAAACCGACACTGTTACTGATGGCCAGGTCTTGATGACCATTGCCTAA
- a CDS encoding TIGR02147 family protein: MMKSVTEYKNYREYVLDYYQERKRCSAFTWREFAKDAGFASGSYLKLVSDGKTRLREESAKKTALAMGLVGFEFDYFVLMVRYENAKTDREKKKCFEEMRALGEASRVKVLGSEMYTFYETWKHSVVRELAVAMPGAKPSEIAKVCRPPISAEDVSESLRFLVKSGLLTRDIKGNYHQTNRSLSTGRLNVVAVAVHSLLRQMGEFALDALDKLPISERHFSGITMGVTEDSYTRIVDEIASFRKRIVSIVADEKKPEKICRLNFQFFPLTEKIEKKFK; the protein is encoded by the coding sequence ATGATGAAATCGGTAACAGAATACAAAAATTATCGCGAATACGTCCTGGATTATTACCAGGAACGCAAGCGCTGTTCTGCGTTTACGTGGCGTGAATTTGCGAAGGATGCAGGCTTTGCTTCGGGTTCGTACTTGAAGCTTGTCAGTGACGGCAAAACGCGCTTGCGCGAAGAGAGCGCTAAAAAGACGGCGCTTGCAATGGGCTTAGTCGGCTTTGAGTTCGATTATTTTGTCCTGATGGTGCGTTACGAAAACGCGAAAACCGATCGGGAGAAGAAAAAGTGCTTTGAAGAGATGCGGGCACTTGGCGAGGCGAGCCGCGTTAAAGTTCTCGGGAGCGAAATGTACACGTTCTATGAAACGTGGAAACATTCCGTGGTCCGCGAGTTGGCGGTGGCGATGCCGGGGGCAAAACCAAGCGAGATTGCCAAAGTTTGTAGGCCTCCTATTTCTGCGGAGGATGTGAGCGAGAGCTTGCGTTTTCTCGTGAAGTCGGGGCTACTGACGCGCGACATCAAGGGGAATTACCACCAGACGAACCGTTCGCTTTCGACGGGGCGCTTGAACGTGGTCGCCGTGGCGGTGCATTCGCTCTTGCGCCAAATGGGCGAGTTTGCACTGGACGCTTTGGATAAATTACCCATTTCAGAAAGACATTTTAGCGGGATTACTATGGGCGTGACAGAAGATAGCTATACAAGGATTGTTGATGAAATTGCATCGTTCCGCAAGCGCATTGTGTCGATTGTCGCGGACGAGAAAAAGCCGGAAAAAATTTGCCGATTGAACTTTCAGTTTTTCCCGCTGACGGAAAAGATTGAAAAGAAATTTAAATAG